In Aquipuribacter nitratireducens, the following proteins share a genomic window:
- a CDS encoding ABC transporter ATP-binding protein, with amino-acid sequence MPNSPEREDFLVASDVRRRFGTTVALDGATVAVGRGESLALLGPSGCGKTTLLRVVAGLERPDSGTVTVDGDVLTGPGRDVPAERRRVGMVFQDAALFPHLTVERNVAYGLGRAELGAGRVQETLELVDLAHLAHRRPHELSGGQAQRVALARALAPRPRVLLFDEPFTGLDSALRVRVRTEIHALLRAVGVTSVFVTHDQEEAFVLGDRVAVMREGRVRQVGTPAEVYASPVDPWVARFVGEANLLPATLHADLAATPLGDIPVRAEAAGATATGTGRQVLVRPEHLDLEPDGPAVVTDVAFYGHDCSYSVRLGDLDLLVRAAAGPRFGVGDRVGVRFAGPRTTSYPDVPAGVAATPVPA; translated from the coding sequence ATGCCGAATTCGCCTGAGCGCGAGGACTTCCTCGTGGCCTCCGACGTGCGCCGGCGCTTCGGTACGACCGTGGCGCTCGACGGCGCGACGGTCGCCGTGGGACGCGGCGAGAGCCTCGCCCTGCTCGGCCCGAGCGGCTGCGGCAAGACGACCCTGCTGCGCGTCGTCGCGGGCCTCGAGCGTCCGGACTCCGGCACGGTCACCGTCGACGGCGACGTCCTGACCGGCCCCGGCCGGGACGTCCCCGCCGAGCGGCGCCGGGTCGGCATGGTGTTCCAGGACGCCGCGCTCTTCCCCCACCTCACCGTCGAGCGCAACGTCGCCTACGGCCTCGGCCGCGCGGAGCTCGGGGCGGGCCGGGTGCAGGAGACCCTCGAGCTCGTCGACCTCGCGCACCTCGCGCACCGGCGTCCCCACGAGCTGTCCGGCGGCCAGGCCCAGCGGGTCGCGCTCGCGCGCGCGCTGGCCCCCCGCCCCCGGGTGCTGCTGTTCGACGAGCCCTTCACCGGCCTCGACTCGGCGCTGCGGGTCCGGGTCCGCACGGAGATCCACGCCCTGCTCCGGGCGGTCGGCGTGACGTCGGTCTTCGTCACGCACGACCAGGAGGAGGCGTTCGTCCTCGGGGACCGCGTCGCGGTCATGCGCGAGGGCCGGGTCCGCCAGGTCGGCACCCCCGCCGAGGTGTACGCCTCGCCGGTCGACCCGTGGGTGGCCCGCTTCGTCGGCGAGGCGAACCTGCTCCCCGCCACGCTGCACGCGGACCTCGCCGCCACCCCGCTGGGCGACATCCCCGTGCGCGCTGAGGCGGCGGGCGCCACGGCGACCGGGACGGGCCGCCAGGTCCTCGTGCGTCCCGAGCACCTCGACCTGGAGCCGGACGGACCGGCCGTCGTCACCGACGTCGCCTTCTACGGCCACGACTGCAGCTACTCGGTCCGGCTCGGCGACCTCGACCTGCTGGTGCGGGCCGCCGCGGGCCCCCGCTTCGGGGTCGGCGACCGTGTCGGCGTCCGGTTCGCGGGCCCCCGCACCACGAGCTACCCGGACGTGCCCGCCGGGGTGGCCGCCACGCCGGTCCCCGCGTAG